In Bartonella machadoae, a single genomic region encodes these proteins:
- the hisS gene encoding histidine--tRNA ligase, with the protein MSSKQEKTKARLPRGFVDRTSAQLYATETMIAQIREVYELYGFEALETPIFEYTDVLGKFLPDEDRPNAGVFSLQDDDEQWMSLRYDLTAPLARYFAENFEILPKPYRSYRLGFVFRNEKPGPGRFRQFMQFDADIVGTPTVAADAEICMMAAESLEKLGFQQHEYAIRLNNRKILDCVLEKIGLGGDEQAEKRLTVLRAIDKLDKFGPEGVRLLLGRGRLDESGDFTKGAELKEKDIERILAFMAAGAESAEENLDALRKVVGDHVQGLEGIGELEEMQTIFAANGTENRIKIDPSVVRGLDYYTGPVFEATLLFDVFNDDGQKVVFGSVGGGGRYDGLVARFRGEKIPATGFSIGVSRLIAALQSLGKLPVKEVAGPVVVLMMDKEPEAVAGYQKMVMQLRGAGIRAELYLGAAGIKAQMKYADRRKAPCVVIQGSQEREEGKIQIKDLIEGARLSHEIKDNQTWRESRPAQVTVDEELLVKTVQDILNRQNT; encoded by the coding sequence ATGTCATCAAAACAAGAAAAAACCAAAGCCCGTTTACCTCGTGGTTTTGTTGATCGCACAAGCGCACAGTTATATGCAACTGAAACCATGATTGCACAAATTCGTGAAGTTTATGAACTTTACGGTTTTGAAGCGCTTGAAACACCGATTTTTGAATATACAGATGTGTTGGGTAAGTTTTTACCTGATGAAGATCGTCCCAATGCAGGGGTTTTTTCGCTCCAAGATGATGATGAGCAATGGATGTCTTTGCGCTATGATCTTACCGCGCCGCTGGCTCGTTATTTTGCAGAAAACTTTGAAATTTTGCCAAAGCCTTATCGGAGTTATCGTCTTGGCTTTGTTTTCCGCAATGAAAAACCCGGACCAGGGCGGTTTCGGCAATTTATGCAGTTTGATGCCGATATTGTTGGAACACCTACAGTTGCAGCGGATGCTGAAATTTGCATGATGGCAGCAGAGAGCTTGGAAAAATTAGGGTTTCAACAGCATGAATATGCTATTCGCTTGAATAATAGAAAAATTTTGGATTGCGTTTTAGAGAAAATTGGCTTGGGGGGAGATGAACAGGCTGAAAAGCGTTTAACTGTCTTGAGAGCAATTGATAAATTAGATAAATTTGGTCCTGAAGGTGTGCGTTTGCTGTTAGGGCGGGGGCGTTTGGATGAAAGTGGTGATTTTACAAAAGGCGCGGAGCTTAAGGAGAAAGACATTGAGCGTATTCTTGCCTTCATGGCTGCTGGCGCTGAAAGCGCAGAGGAAAACCTTGATGCTTTGAGAAAAGTCGTTGGGGATCATGTTCAAGGCCTTGAAGGAATTGGTGAGCTTGAGGAAATGCAAACAATCTTTGCCGCAAATGGCACTGAGAATCGGATCAAGATTGACCCATCAGTGGTGCGGGGACTGGATTATTATACGGGGCCTGTTTTTGAGGCGACATTGCTGTTTGATGTGTTCAATGATGATGGACAAAAGGTTGTTTTTGGCTCTGTTGGTGGTGGTGGACGCTATGATGGATTGGTGGCGCGTTTTCGGGGGGAAAAGATTCCCGCAACTGGTTTTTCCATTGGGGTTTCACGCTTGATCGCTGCTTTGCAAAGCTTAGGAAAATTGCCTGTAAAAGAGGTCGCAGGGCCCGTCGTGGTGTTGATGATGGATAAAGAACCTGAGGCGGTTGCAGGTTACCAAAAAATGGTTATGCAACTGCGGGGAGCTGGAATTCGTGCTGAACTCTATTTGGGAGCAGCAGGGATAAAGGCACAGATGAAATATGCTGATCGGCGAAAAGCGCCTTGTGTGGTCATTCAAGGATCACAAGAACGTGAGGAGGGAAAAATACAGATCAAAGATTTGATTGAAGGAGCGCGTTTGTCTCATGAAATTAAGGATAATCAAACATGGCGAGAAAGTCGACCAGCACAAGTGACCGTTGATGAAGAACTATTGGTTAAAACAGTGCAAGATATTTTGAACAGACAAAATACGTAA
- the pyrF gene encoding orotidine-5'-phosphate decarboxylase has translation MFCSTFLKNREIYGPLCVGFDPSHKVLQSWNLSCDYKGLKEFCEILLTAVVGKVGVIKPQAAFFELYGVEGLHVLKELIEEAHDQGLLVLVDAKRGDIGSTAEAYGRAWLGSSSAFKADALTVNPFLGFDALIPLIKIAEETGTAVFVVVQSSNPEGATLRNARIGDQTVSMHLAQRICDYNSHSFTQHHAVGPIGAVIGATLGSEAKETIEQLKNSLFLVPGIGAQGGTITQLTDQFPQNLWQNIIPSISRSITDAGRNSGDLKTLINYFAEQAKNTLML, from the coding sequence ATGTTTTGTTCAACTTTTTTAAAAAACCGTGAAATCTATGGACCGCTTTGTGTTGGTTTTGATCCTAGTCATAAAGTTTTGCAATCATGGAATTTAAGTTGCGATTATAAAGGGTTAAAAGAGTTTTGTGAGATTCTCTTAACAGCCGTTGTTGGTAAAGTGGGTGTTATAAAGCCGCAAGCTGCTTTTTTTGAGTTATATGGGGTTGAAGGTCTTCACGTTCTCAAAGAACTTATTGAAGAAGCACATGACCAAGGCTTATTGGTTCTGGTTGATGCAAAAAGGGGGGATATTGGCTCTACTGCTGAAGCCTATGGGAGGGCTTGGCTTGGTTCAAGCAGTGCGTTTAAGGCCGATGCATTGACAGTCAATCCTTTTCTTGGTTTTGATGCGCTCATCCCTTTGATCAAGATTGCTGAAGAAACAGGAACTGCGGTTTTTGTGGTGGTTCAGTCCTCTAATCCAGAGGGAGCAACACTTCGCAATGCGCGCATTGGTGATCAAACAGTTTCTATGCATTTGGCACAGCGTATTTGTGATTATAATAGCCATTCTTTTACGCAACATCATGCTGTTGGACCCATCGGGGCGGTCATTGGGGCAACTTTGGGCAGTGAAGCAAAAGAGACAATCGAACAGTTGAAAAACAGCTTGTTTCTTGTTCCCGGTATTGGTGCTCAAGGGGGAACAATCACACAACTGACAGATCAGTTTCCACAAAATTTGTGGCAGAATATCATTCCCTCCATTTCACGGTCGATTACGGATGCTGGTCGTAACAGTGGTGATTTAAAAACGCTGATCAACTATTTTGCCGAGCAAGCTAAAAACACACTGATGCTTTAA
- a CDS encoding TIGR04086 family membrane protein, giving the protein METRIPEDTPFDSHFLGETSLETDYPFFQPPISWSAIFAGLITALATSICLSFLVAALGFNQMDFTSSTPFAGTFLSFGIGSLIVMLISLALGSFVAGRFAESSGTLHGFLTWALLTLIMTLQAVHVVSSTAKIGAKAVGESTSALQQTGDSLKTNLVPFFSQENDNNFAKFFREIKDNDVDFDKLRSELHTLLKKSDIPALNPDRLKQSYQAALKEISSAITAFKEDPSHTGTILKNLSEHLSDRIEDITEDINQNDIVNALMNNGMTRADAQKTANNALDLYQTAEAKTEQALKNLEAQAHTLSQKLNSTMKDARHSADKAATTASHMGWWGFLGSLIGAILSSVCGYYGYRSRKDTFML; this is encoded by the coding sequence ATGGAAACCCGCATTCCTGAGGATACACCCTTCGATAGCCACTTTCTAGGGGAAACATCTCTAGAAACAGATTATCCTTTTTTCCAACCACCAATTTCATGGTCAGCAATCTTTGCTGGACTGATCACAGCCCTTGCCACTTCAATCTGCTTATCTTTTCTGGTTGCAGCGTTAGGTTTCAACCAAATGGACTTCACCTCTTCAACACCTTTTGCAGGAACTTTCCTCTCCTTTGGGATTGGTTCTCTTATCGTTATGCTTATCAGCCTTGCTTTAGGAAGCTTTGTTGCTGGGCGCTTTGCTGAATCATCAGGCACACTTCATGGCTTTCTCACTTGGGCTCTGTTAACCCTTATCATGACCCTCCAAGCCGTCCACGTGGTTTCAAGTACAGCAAAGATAGGCGCGAAAGCTGTTGGAGAAAGCACTTCGGCACTCCAACAAACTGGAGACAGCCTCAAAACAAATCTTGTCCCCTTCTTTTCACAAGAAAACGATAACAATTTTGCCAAGTTTTTTCGTGAAATAAAGGACAATGATGTTGATTTTGATAAATTGCGCAGTGAATTACACACACTTCTCAAGAAAAGCGATATCCCTGCTCTCAACCCTGACCGTTTAAAGCAATCCTATCAAGCCGCTCTTAAAGAGATCAGTTCTGCGATAACAGCTTTTAAGGAAGACCCTTCTCACACTGGCACCATCTTAAAAAATCTGAGTGAGCACCTGTCTGATCGTATCGAAGACATCACAGAAGACATCAATCAAAATGACATCGTCAATGCCCTGATGAACAATGGCATGACGCGTGCGGATGCACAAAAAACCGCTAACAATGCACTTGATCTTTATCAAACAGCAGAAGCGAAAACCGAACAAGCACTTAAAAATCTTGAAGCGCAGGCGCATACACTTTCTCAAAAGCTCAACTCAACGATGAAAGATGCACGTCATAGTGCGGACAAAGCCGCTACAACAGCCTCCCACATGGGATGGTGGGGCTTTTTAGGAAGCTTAATTGGTGCCATACTTTCCAGTGTTTGTGGTTATTATGGCTATCGAAGCCGTAAAGACACTTTCATGCTATAA
- a CDS encoding abortive infection family protein — translation MRYLRGGYITKCGLLSTQGLQDKVAKQQLSAVEIEIERALQTVEKDPMNAALYAATVLEASLKAYLNHHSIVYKEESEKLPNLWNKVAMHIGLQPKNFSDEDVKKIASGLYEIVKGTMNLRNKKSAAHGRSEEHFKQNIIRPRHARLAIHAAHTISAYILEFTEEG, via the coding sequence TTGCGGTATTTACGTGGGGGATATATCACTAAATGTGGTCTTCTCTCTACACAAGGGTTACAGGATAAGGTTGCAAAACAGCAACTCTCCGCAGTAGAAATCGAAATTGAGAGAGCATTGCAAACCGTAGAAAAAGATCCGATGAATGCAGCTCTCTATGCTGCAACTGTATTGGAAGCCTCCTTAAAAGCTTATCTCAATCACCATTCTATCGTCTATAAAGAAGAATCTGAGAAACTCCCCAATTTATGGAACAAAGTTGCTATGCACATTGGTCTCCAGCCCAAAAATTTTTCTGACGAAGATGTAAAAAAGATCGCCTCTGGACTGTATGAAATTGTAAAAGGCACCATGAATTTAAGAAATAAAAAAAGTGCTGCCCATGGCAGATCAGAAGAACATTTTAAGCAAAACATTATTCGTCCTCGCCATGCGCGTCTAGCTATTCATGCCGCACATACCATTTCAGCTTATATTTTAGAATTCACAGAAGAAGGATAA
- a CDS encoding MFS transporter, producing the protein MTRKNKITFFIYGAVFLSEFSFFFVLPLLGISPLITAANVAFYLAGSVILESILMVTTTKLFEKYSRKLLMASAFILRSAAFLFITLSAMPSAWLSFFTLTALSKAIAKPFLREILTEHLNGKTLKRALTLYSFFQNAAVFIAPLVATITIKYNVSVFVLFFFAVIGLYFCFLSIKIVYNYPQKKTSLEKDKKTPTAFLSSCKKIISNRSLRYLLITALLCSSIMGIFLTTTTLLSKFDSNLAPYSGLFFSTVGISICLWQGIMNKHLTLSDKTTFYLIWLTGSLASFYLIGGVSTAMIALIAYSVYESVIIPEIYYNAGKTTAALSSSVIFSYILVVSNIGQAAGSWMSGWIISHFNSHVSLIFFMITIASTFASSMCLIQAKKHEDFQCGI; encoded by the coding sequence ATGACGAGAAAAAATAAAATTACTTTTTTTATCTATGGTGCAGTTTTTCTTTCCGAATTTTCCTTTTTCTTTGTTCTGCCTCTTCTTGGCATCTCTCCTCTCATAACGGCTGCAAATGTTGCTTTTTATCTCGCGGGATCCGTAATCCTTGAAAGCATTCTCATGGTAACGACAACGAAGTTATTTGAGAAATATTCTCGTAAATTATTAATGGCTAGCGCATTTATTTTAAGAAGTGCAGCTTTTTTGTTCATTACTCTATCAGCCATGCCTTCTGCTTGGTTGTCCTTTTTTACTTTAACAGCTCTTTCGAAAGCAATTGCAAAGCCATTTCTAAGAGAGATTTTAACAGAACATCTCAATGGAAAAACGCTTAAACGTGCATTAACCCTTTATTCTTTTTTTCAAAATGCTGCTGTTTTTATAGCCCCTCTTGTTGCAACGATCACCATAAAATACAACGTATCCGTTTTTGTACTCTTTTTTTTCGCAGTCATTGGTTTATATTTTTGTTTTCTCTCTATAAAAATTGTTTACAACTACCCACAGAAAAAAACATCCCTTGAAAAAGATAAAAAAACACCAACGGCTTTTCTTTCTTCCTGTAAAAAAATCATAAGCAACCGTTCTCTTCGTTATTTACTAATCACAGCTTTACTTTGCTCGTCCATTATGGGAATCTTCCTCACAACCACGACACTTCTGAGTAAATTTGATAGCAATCTCGCTCCTTATAGTGGTCTTTTCTTTTCAACTGTCGGAATCAGTATTTGCCTCTGGCAGGGGATAATGAATAAACATCTCACTCTTTCCGATAAAACAACTTTTTATCTGATATGGCTTACGGGAAGCTTAGCCTCATTCTACCTCATAGGTGGCGTCTCTACCGCCATGATTGCCTTAATTGCCTACAGTGTCTACGAATCTGTCATCATTCCAGAAATATACTATAATGCAGGAAAGACAACTGCAGCTTTATCTTCTAGTGTTATTTTTAGTTATATCCTTGTTGTTTCAAATATTGGTCAAGCTGCGGGCTCTTGGATGAGTGGATGGATAATCAGCCATTTCAACAGCCATGTTTCTTTAATCTTTTTCATGATCACTATTGCCTCTACATTTGCATCTTCCATGTGCCTGATACAAGCTAAAAAACACGAGGATTTTCAATGTGGTATATAG
- a CDS encoding M23 family metallopeptidase, producing MWDNEQQKNDPGQDPALVVKRLSPAHRQISVRWLTGTVLTGITSCILMGIALFAALDEQQRLVTPPQWFTPENLSNTQDSDANGYKGDRISPTHARQSFDSKRQFELSILQKKGDEKVIQTQHFEWIRMALAEERPQRYSYPKFDSLSMFSSDSPPQTVKLQDSGQIYGAKVESKIILRNRNFIIDQLDFDGADTLTDDEAQQQLKKAGFSLEKSNELLSILTLIDPLKLEDSSSSSPFTDTPEVRIVQENVTIAPQSQRIDLTKNYAEDIIPIRKKQKIADVFKDTSYTKEQIEQVVNILTKFYHSDTLKEGSLLRIGIVTQAGEQDHLVRASIYQGMYHILTIALNDQGLFVESAEPKMSKALKTAFQNGIPHSYVSTAQLPTAYDALYSALLSHNLSQSLSQRLIRLLATNIDMKSRITPTDQIEIFYALPQQSETEKNNKEAKNGKKNQKTKQTLTNQDPEIRYISATFGNAIYKYYRYQSKDGSVDYYDSEGKSSKPFLLRKPTPNGVFGSPFGPRKHPILGYVRMHTGVDWVAPKGSPIIAVGDGIVTRIGVTGGYGNHTEIQHSNGYISSYSHQSRYAPDIKLGTKVRQGQVIGYVGTTGMATGPHCHFEIIVNGVKVDPMRIRIPDSKALRNQDLEAFLHEKNNIDSLLKSPIKPSDDTS from the coding sequence ATGTGGGATAACGAACAACAGAAAAACGATCCCGGACAAGACCCTGCTCTTGTCGTTAAACGCTTGTCACCGGCTCACCGACAGATTTCTGTACGTTGGCTCACCGGAACAGTTCTCACAGGAATCACCTCCTGCATTCTCATGGGGATTGCACTTTTTGCTGCTCTCGATGAACAGCAGCGATTGGTAACACCGCCCCAATGGTTTACACCCGAAAATCTTTCCAACACTCAAGACTCCGATGCCAACGGATATAAAGGGGACCGTATTTCTCCCACCCATGCACGGCAAAGCTTTGATAGCAAACGGCAATTTGAGTTATCCATTCTACAAAAAAAAGGCGATGAAAAAGTTATTCAAACACAACATTTTGAATGGATTCGCATGGCATTAGCCGAAGAGCGTCCACAAAGATATAGCTATCCCAAATTTGATTCGTTAAGTATGTTTTCTAGCGATTCGCCCCCTCAAACTGTCAAACTACAAGATTCAGGGCAAATTTACGGTGCAAAAGTAGAAAGCAAAATCATCTTACGCAACCGTAATTTTATCATTGATCAATTAGACTTTGATGGTGCCGATACCCTAACGGATGATGAAGCACAACAACAATTAAAAAAGGCTGGATTTTCTTTGGAAAAATCCAACGAACTCCTTTCCATTCTCACCTTGATTGACCCTTTAAAATTAGAAGATTCCTCCTCCTCTTCCCCATTTACCGATACGCCTGAAGTGCGTATTGTTCAAGAAAATGTAACCATTGCCCCTCAAAGCCAACGCATTGATCTCACGAAAAACTATGCTGAAGATATTATTCCTATTCGCAAAAAACAAAAGATCGCCGATGTTTTCAAAGACACCAGCTATACAAAGGAACAAATTGAACAGGTTGTAAACATTTTAACGAAATTTTACCATTCGGATACACTGAAAGAAGGAAGTCTGTTACGCATTGGTATCGTCACACAAGCTGGAGAACAAGATCATCTGGTGCGCGCAAGCATCTATCAAGGAATGTATCATATTCTTACCATTGCCTTAAATGATCAAGGACTGTTTGTTGAAAGTGCCGAACCAAAAATGTCAAAGGCACTGAAAACCGCTTTTCAAAATGGTATTCCCCATTCTTATGTTAGTACAGCACAATTACCAACAGCTTATGATGCACTCTATAGTGCTCTGCTTAGCCATAATCTATCGCAATCTCTCTCTCAACGTCTTATTCGTCTTCTTGCCACCAATATTGACATGAAGAGTCGAATAACACCAACGGATCAGATAGAAATATTTTATGCTTTGCCACAACAAAGCGAGACAGAAAAAAACAACAAAGAAGCGAAAAACGGCAAAAAGAATCAGAAAACCAAGCAAACTCTCACCAATCAAGACCCTGAAATTCGTTATATCAGTGCTACCTTCGGCAATGCCATTTATAAATATTACCGTTATCAATCAAAAGACGGAAGCGTTGATTATTATGATTCAGAAGGAAAAAGCTCTAAACCTTTCTTGCTCCGCAAACCCACTCCAAATGGTGTTTTTGGCTCCCCCTTTGGACCACGCAAGCATCCTATTTTAGGCTATGTGCGCATGCATACAGGTGTTGACTGGGTTGCTCCAAAAGGATCGCCTATCATTGCGGTAGGAGATGGTATTGTCACAAGAATTGGCGTAACCGGTGGCTATGGAAACCATACAGAAATTCAACATAGCAATGGGTATATCAGCAGTTATTCGCACCAAAGTCGTTATGCACCAGATATCAAGCTGGGCACAAAAGTCCGACAAGGACAAGTCATTGGCTATGTTGGCACAACAGGGATGGCAACGGGTCCCCATTGTCATTTTGAAATCATTGTCAATGGTGTAAAAGTTGACCCCATGCGCATCCGTATCCCTGACAGTAAGGCTTTAAGAAATCAAGACCTAGAAGCATTCTTGCATGAAAAAAACAATATTGATTCTCTGTTAAAAAGCCCAATAAAACCATCAGATGACACGTCTTAA
- a CDS encoding metallophosphoesterase: MKYKYRTIIGIFLAICPCIKPSFLHAQALSVTHEKRQNVIEKLPKRKQSTFDDHSTTVSIAHEHTNPPSSMVLTAKTVERGQWKAGEDRGKREPSKIIASGSIGKAATLSHAWLFGASGRLKYKAQDDKTLLPFRRDNPSMDALKYSVSSSNKNYYLERREERGKNAKVIWYVKKTAPIKDYSVIIAADPQPWRLKSGDANAKSNREPWLQTNKKVANAIESHAATFHIINGDLTEFGRPQTYQDYADVYKSSLYPVYEGLGNHDYYNNVGNCTLPIANLSKDACAISAVKRMIQEIDKYSLSLPQFNKHVMSRQLIHLDTAYDIIMGSLSYSWDYGDIHYVQLQNYPTYTVNLSDGHTNIIITKALDWLKKDLAAADQRGKVTILNFHDARPYYREKHSHFLQPKNAKNLAAFKEIITSHNVKAIFVGHNHHPSYCRAQDDKVFGNIPVYTAGALFRGDYYLVDVQGKDLHVKAYNGRTGKAILVRDLKTSGITKRFRRSCSNL; encoded by the coding sequence ATGAAATACAAATATAGAACAATCATTGGCATTTTTCTTGCCATCTGTCCGTGTATAAAACCTTCTTTTTTGCATGCGCAAGCTCTTTCCGTGACACATGAAAAAAGACAAAACGTCATTGAAAAATTACCAAAACGCAAACAAAGTACCTTTGATGATCATTCAACAACAGTCTCTATCGCCCATGAACACACCAATCCACCGTCTTCCATGGTGTTAACTGCTAAAACTGTTGAACGTGGACAATGGAAAGCGGGTGAAGACAGGGGGAAAAGAGAACCTTCGAAGATCATTGCCTCTGGTTCGATAGGAAAAGCAGCGACCCTATCTCATGCTTGGCTTTTTGGAGCCAGTGGTCGGTTGAAATATAAAGCACAAGATGACAAAACGCTTTTACCATTCCGTCGAGATAATCCCTCTATGGACGCCCTTAAATACTCCGTATCTTCGAGCAACAAAAATTATTATTTAGAAAGAAGAGAGGAAAGGGGAAAAAACGCTAAAGTCATTTGGTATGTAAAAAAAACAGCGCCGATAAAAGATTATTCTGTCATCATAGCCGCCGATCCACAACCATGGCGTTTAAAATCTGGTGACGCGAACGCAAAGAGCAACAGAGAACCTTGGTTACAAACGAATAAGAAGGTAGCAAATGCCATAGAATCACACGCTGCTACATTTCACATTATCAATGGCGACTTGACGGAATTCGGCCGCCCGCAAACCTATCAAGACTATGCAGATGTGTATAAAAGCAGTCTTTATCCTGTCTATGAAGGATTAGGCAATCATGATTATTATAATAATGTTGGTAACTGTACGCTACCGATAGCCAATCTTTCAAAAGATGCATGTGCAATAAGTGCTGTTAAAAGAATGATTCAAGAAATAGACAAATACAGCCTTTCTTTACCACAATTCAATAAACACGTCATGTCTCGTCAACTCATCCACCTTGACACGGCTTATGACATAATAATGGGAAGTTTGAGTTATTCATGGGATTATGGAGATATCCACTATGTACAACTACAAAATTATCCAACTTATACTGTGAATTTATCGGATGGTCATACGAACATCATCATCACGAAAGCGCTCGATTGGTTAAAAAAAGATTTAGCTGCTGCCGATCAAAGAGGAAAAGTGACAATTCTCAACTTCCACGATGCACGCCCCTATTATAGAGAGAAACATTCGCATTTCCTTCAACCAAAAAATGCGAAAAATCTCGCTGCCTTTAAAGAGATTATTACCTCTCATAATGTCAAAGCGATCTTTGTCGGACACAACCATCATCCAAGTTATTGCCGTGCACAAGATGATAAAGTTTTCGGCAATATCCCTGTATATACAGCAGGAGCATTGTTTAGAGGAGACTACTACCTCGTTGATGTCCAAGGAAAGGATCTTCACGTTAAAGCCTATAATGGAAGAACAGGGAAAGCCATTCTGGTCAGGGATTTAAAGACAAGTGGCATCACCAAACGATTTCGCAGAAGTTGTAGTAATTTATAA